CATGGGCCTTGGTGTGGCCCAAATCGTTGGAGGTCTCACATCGTTTGGGTTCCAGCATGTACATCATGCCTCACTAGAAGGTTGGCGGATTATGTTTCTTGTTCTTGGGCTGGTGACAGCCGTTGTCGGCGGTCTCACATTTTTCTTCATCCCCGATACCCCGATGAAGGCACCCTGGCTATCTGATAGCGAAAAAGTGGCCCTCATTCAACATGTCAGCCAGAACCAGACTGGAGTATGGAGCACAACTTTGAAGGTGAAACAAATATGGGAGGCTGTGCTCGATCTTCAGCTATGGCTCCTGACTGTGATCACAATTTTGGTGTGTCTCTACATTCCCACTTTCACCCCTTGCTCCACCTATCCCCTATCCCCTACAGATTTATTAATCAATGTTGCATAGATCTCCGTGTCAAGTGGTGTGGTAACAACGTATTCATCAACTCTGATTGCCGGATTTGGTTTCTCGGGTCCCATCTCAGCGCTTCTCAATACCCCCGGGGGTGTCGTTAGTATTTTTTTCACACTTCTCGTCGGGTTTGGTATCCGGCAAACGTCCAATCGTTGGGCTTGGAATGTGCTCTGTACCATCCCGGGAATCATCGGTGGCGCATTATTATCCTTCTTGCCCAAAAGCAACAAAGCCGGTGTCCTGATCGGTATTTATCTGGTCAATTCAATCGTAGCTACTCTTCCGATTTTATACCAGTGGACCATGGCCAACTGTGCTGGACATACCAAGCGGGCATTTTCTAGCGCGCTTATCGCTGGATCTTTCTCGATCGGAAACATCATTGGCCCACAGACATTCCAGGCACGCGATGCACCTGAATACCGACCGGCCAAGATTGCTGTTCTTGCCACCCAGGCTGCTGCGGCTGTACTATCTGTGGTGCTCTTCGTCTACTACAGGTGGCAAAACCGCCAAAGAGACCAGAAAAAGGGCGCCGAGGAGAACAGCTTCGATGACACAAAGTGGGCTGGGCTCACTGATAGGGAGAATCCTTCTTTCCGTTATGTCTACTGAACATCTGGAGTGTCAAACCCGAACATTCTCTGTGCAAATCACCACGGTGTTTAGATGATTTGGCCAAGAAAGGTATAGGTGCTTTGGCTTGGTGATATCTTGTCTTGAATTTGCATTTGAGATGGAATTCATCATCTGTGGTCGCAAAAGCGATGTCGACTAGGCCAAGTCCTTAATCTTAGCCCTGTTCTTTAGCTGTGGTGATTCGATAGTTGTCAACCTGGGTTTCTTCGGCGAGCTTAGAGTAAAAGCCCCTCATCCACGGAAAATTGCAAAAATTTCACTTGGTCAATGGAACAACACACATCCGAAGACAAAGGAAGACAATCAACAGACAATCAGATCGCAC
Above is a genomic segment from Penicillium digitatum chromosome 3, complete sequence containing:
- a CDS encoding Sucrose/H+ symporter, plant, with amino-acid sequence MGGIQPEKVLQPHTDRVDDAVVYLKGHENGALDSLINLRALRRKIDLRLMPYMLCCYVLQFLDKVMLNYAAVMGIKKDLKLAGNEFSNVATWVFIAYLIAEVPNVYFLQAVPPAKWLGGNVFLWGVAAAASSGARGYQSLLAARIFLGIFEATVGPSLMLISSQYYTKSEQAPRFTVWYMGLGVAQIVGGLTSFGFQHVHHASLEGWRIMFLVLGLVTAVVGGLTFFFIPDTPMKAPWLSDSEKVALIQHVSQNQTGVWSTTLKVKQIWEAVLDLQLWLLTVITILISVSSGVVTTYSSTLIAGFGFSGPISALLNTPGGVVSIFFTLLVGFGIRQTSNRWAWNVLCTIPGIIGGALLSFLPKSNKAGVLIGIYLVNSIVATLPILYQWTMANCAGHTKRAFSSALIAGSFSIGNIIGPQTFQARDAPEYRPAKIAVLATQAAAAVLSVVLFVYYRWQNRQRDQKKGAEENSFDDTKWAGLTDRENPSFRYVY